The genomic region TTGTCATTGCCGCTTTTGGTACTTCAACAAAGGCACAGGTTACTTTTGATTTGTTTGACAAGCAGCTTCGTCATGAACTTCCGGGTTATGAAATCCGCTGGGCGTTTACTTCTGATATCATCAGAGCAAAAATGAACAAAATTTATGCCAAAAAGCGCTTGCATAAAAGGCTTTACAGCCTTCAAGAAGTATTGGCGAAACTCGAAGCGGAAGGTTATCGCCAAGTTGTGGTCCAACCACTTCACATCTTCCCTGGCATCGAATACAAAGAAGTTCTTAACATTTGTGAGAACTTCCCAGGTCTCCGTATAGTTGTAGGAGAACCTCTTTTTACCCGCTGGGAGACCATTTACGAAGTGTTAAACGTCCTTTCCAAAGAATTTTTAAAGCCAGAAGAAGGAATAAATATTCTTGCTGCTCACGGAACCGATGTTACTTGTGATACGGCTAATATAACTTATCTGGGACTTGATTGGATTTTGAATAACCACTTTCCAAATGTAGTGGTAGCCACTGTAGAAGGGGTTCCTGATGCTGAAAGCATTCTTAAAAAAGCCATTTCTTATCCTGGGGAAAAAGTGAAGTTTATTCCTATTATGTATGTGGCAGGTGACCACGTTATGAACGACATCTTCGGTGAAGAAGATTCTTGGCGGGCTGAGCTAGAAAAAGCCGGCAAAAAGGCCCAGTGCGTAACCACTGTTATAAATGGCAAGACTTATTACAAAGGCCTTGGTATGTACCCAGAAGTAAATGAAATCTTTATTGAAGGCATTAAGAGATATCTTGAAATTATTGAAAAATTCTAGCCATGCCTAAGCTCTACGGTGTGGGGGCAGGTCCGGGTGATCCGGACCTACTTACCCTTAAGGCTCTCAAAGTATTAAATAGCGCTAAGACCATTTTTGTTGCCAGTTCAAGCAAAAACGCCTATTCCTTGGCAGCGAAAGTAGTTTCTTCGCATGTTCCAGAAGGAAAAGAGCTTAAACCTTTAAGCTTTCCCATGACCTACGATGAAAATGCGCTTTCAAGAGCCTGGAAGGATAATGCCAAGACTGTGTTAAAAGCACTAGCTGAAGGAGATGTAGCCTTTCTCACTATGGGAGATCCGAGTTTTTATTCAACTTTTGTTTATCTGGCCCGGGAGATAAGAAAGCTCGCTCCTGAAGTTGAAATAGAATTGGTGCCTGGTATAACCGCGGCGCAAGCGGCTGCAGCCAGGCTCAATTTAAGTCTGGCCGAAGGAGATGAAACTGTATTATTTGCTTCTGGTGCAAAAGGAGGCCAAATAATAAGAAAATTTGGCGGGCAGGTAAACTCTATAATCCTTTACAAGGTTTATCGTTCTTCAAAAGATATTTACAACGCCTTAAAAGAAAAAGACCTTCTAGATAAAGTTAAAGGGATTTCCTGTTGTTCCATGCCTGAGGAAAAAGTTTATCCTGATGCATTATCTTTAAAGAACAAAAAGCTCCCTTATTTTACCCTCTTCATTGTAGGAGGTAGAAAAATTTAAACCTGGATTTCGGCTTAGTTATTGGGGGTCTGAGGTGAAGCCCCAATACCTTGCTCCCCAATTTTAGTGTTCCACCCAGGCTAGAGGTTTTCCTGAAAAATCAAACAATATGCCTCGAATAAAAACTTTTCGGTTGGCCATTTGTCTGGCTTCTTTTACGGCTTTTAGAGTTAATTTTTCCGCCCAAAGGGGCAAAGCTTCTGGTGATTTCTCTTTTAAAGTTTCTAAAAAAAACCTCGCGGTTTGTCCTTCAGCTAAGATATTAATTGTTTCTTCGGCTACGTTTATTTCTTTAGCCAGCTTTAACATCATTTCTAAAGGTATTTTATTGTGTTTAGCGTGGGTATTGGAAAGCCCTTTAGCTACTTTAGCCATTTTCCCTACCATTAAGCCCAAGGTTACCCTTTCGAAACCATAAGCTGCTGCTAATTTAAGAGAAAAACCTATAAAATCACCAACTTGAACAAAAGCTTCCTCAGGGAGCTCAGAGAAAAGCTTTTGACAGAAGGCCTCACTTCTTCCACCTGTAGCAAAAACAACTTCCTTTAGTTTTAAGGTTTTAGCTACGCGTAAGGCTTTGGCAATGGTGGCCTTGTAAGCTGCTGTAGAAAAAGGAATTACCACTCCTTTAGTGCCCAGAATTGAAAGACCACCTTCTATACCCAGACGAGGATTCAAAGTCTTTTGGGCTAGTTTATCGCCTTCGGGAACGGAGATAGTGATAATCACGTCTTTCCTCGTTCTTTGAGGTCCAAGCACTTCGCTAATCACATTTTCCATCATGCATCGCGGCACAGAAGTGATAGCAGGTTCACCAACCGGCAAACCAAGCCCTGGTTTGGTTACTATACCCACTCCTTCACCGGCTTTAAAAATAATTTTGCCTGTCCCTTGTTTTAATTCGACTTTTACCTGAATTTCTGCTCCATGGGTGACGTCAGGATCATCTCCGGCATCTTTTATTACCGAAGCTTTTGCTGAAAAACCATTTTTTGAAATATAAGCAATAGGAATTTTTACATTTTGACCGATTGGAAGAGTAAGTTTTACTGTTCTAGGTTTTTTGCCTTTAACTATATAAATAAGGGCTGCTTTAAGGGCTCCTGTGGCACAAGTACCTGTAGTAAAGCCCAGCCGACCTTTAACATGTTTGGGAAGTTTCATTTTATAACGCTAGCTTAATAAGGGCGTTGACCAGAGCCACCGCTATAGTAGAACCACCCCTAGTGCCCAAAAGGGTAATGTAAGGAGCAGGTGATTTTTCAACCAATAAGGCTTTGTACTCTGCTGCACCAACAAAACCTACAGGAACACCAATAATCAAGCTAGGAGGCCTTGCTCCTTTCTCTAAAGCTTTAATTAAGGCTAAAAGGGCTGTGGGGGCGTTTCCAATAACAAAGATGTCTATATTTTTACTTCTGTCAGAAATTGCTTTTTCCACTGAACAGATGGCCCTGGTTATACCACGCCTTTGGGCTTCTTTTATAACTTCTTCGTCGTCTATGTAACAGCAGACCTTTCCGCCAAGACGGGAGAGCTCTTTTTGGTTTATTCCTGAAACTACCATTTTTACGTCACAAAATATGTGGCCTCCTGATTTAAGGGCTTTTATCCCTCGAGACACAGCCAAAGGGTGAAAAACTAAGTCCTTGGCCAAACTTATATCTCCAGTGGTGTGAATAACTCGTTTTACCAGGGGGAGGGATTCTTCTGGAAAAGAAAGACCCTCTTTAGAGAGTAGATTTTCGATTATGCGAAAACTCTCTTTTTCTATCTCTTGAGGTTTAAGAATCAAGCTAGCTCCGGCCAAAAGTCTTTATGCACAGCTTTTACATAGTTAAGGACTTCTGGTTCTCGGTCTTTTTCTTCCATTTCTTCAAGTTTATCAGTGGGGATAAGCGAGCGACCAGCAAGTTCAAATAGCACTGCCGCAAGAGAATCGGCTAAACCCTGAAGGCTATATCCCCCTTCAAGGGTTAAAAGCAGGCGACCATTACAGTGTTTATCCGCTATTTGCTTTACCAGGCGTGCCAAATAAGCCACTCCTATGGGAGTAACCTGCATGCCGCCTAAAGGATCACCAAAATAAATATCAAAGCCAGCAGAAACAAGGACCAGTTCAGGCTTAAAGCGTTCGGCTATAGGAAGAAGGATTTGACGATATACAGTTGCATATTCTAGATCTCCACAACCTGCAGGAAGGGGCACGTTTACCGTAAAACCTTTTCCTTCACCTTCACCAATTTCTTCGACGGTTCCCGTTCCCGGATAATAAGGATATTGATGAGAAGAAAAGAAAAGGACTTCTCTGTGGTGATAAAAAGATTTCTGGGTGCCGTTTCCATGATGTAGGTCCCAGTCAACAATGAGAATGCGTTTTAGCCCAAGTTTTTTGAGGGCATAATGAGCCGCTAGAGCCACGTTGTTAAACAGGCAAAAGCCCATGGCTCGATCATACTCGGCGTGATGGCCCGGTGGCCTAACTAAAGCAAAAACCTGTTTGGCCTGATCAGAAAAAATAGCATCAAGCCCAACAAACTGGGCTCCTACGGCTTTGATGGCTGCTTCGTAAGACTCTGGGCTGGTAGCTGTATCGGCATCAAGTTGAACACTTTGTCCGCTTGTTTGTTGAACAGTTTTTACATATTCTGGAGAATGATTCCAGGTAAGCTCTTCAAAAGTGGCTTCTCTTGGAGCTAAAATTTTATAAAGGTTATTTATATCTGGTTTTTCTAAACGGCTGTAAATTTTTTCTAATCTTTCTGGCCTTTCAGGATGGTATTCCCCTGGGTTATGTTTGAGAAAAATTTCGTCTTTTACAATGGCTATGTTCATGTTGGGCCTCCTTGATTTACTTGAGGAGTCCCGGAAAAAGTTCTCCAAGCCCCTTAGCCATATATTCAACCGAAATAACCGCTAAAATCAATCCCATAATTCTTACAAATAAGTTAGTTCCCGTTCGACCAAGTATTTTGGCGATACGGGTAGAATAGAGAAATACCAAACAGGTAATTAGAGAAACGGCCAAAATGGCAATTATTACCTCTAAGCGAAAGCCAAAATCTTTGTGGCCAGCGGTTAATACCAATACTGTAGTGATGGCCCCAGGGCCGGCTAAGATAGGTACCCCCAAGGGGACAATAGCTACGTCTTCTTTGTGACGACTTTCTTCCTCTTCTTCTGGACGACTCTTTGTGGCTCTAGGTTGTGCCTGAATCATTTGAAGAGCTATTAATAAGAGGATCAAACCTCCAGCCACCCGGAAAGAAGCCACAGAAATATTGAAGAAGAATAGCAATTGATCTCCGATTAACGCAAAGGCTGAAAGCACTAAAGCTGCTACAATAGCGGCTTTATAAGCGCTCTTTTTTCTGCGTTCGGGAGAAAGATCATTCGTTAGCCCTAAAAATAAAGGCACACACCCTATAGGGTCTATAATGATAAAAAGAGGAATAAAAATATGTAAAAAACCCTTGATAAATTCCATGGCCTCTTTTTAGAAGATTTTTTGAAATTTGTTAAGGGCTCAAAATAGTTTTTAAGAGACCTTGGAAAATATTTTTTGCCTCCTCGCAGTGACCAAATGAAAATTGGCCGTTGCCAAATAGCTGTTGGTAAACTTTTAGTTTTTGTATAGTTTTTGCGATCTCTTTCTTAAAATCATTATGAATCGTCTTCTATTAGTTTTAAAGTTTAGTAAACTCTTGATTTATGAAACGTTTAGTTGGACTTGAAGAAGAAATCTCTTTTTTGTTAAAAAATTTTTCTCGCATTCAAAATGAAGCTTTTTATGGCTTTCCGGCAGAAGAGATTTGGCGACGAGGAGAAGAAATAGGCCAGGAAATACTTGTTTTTGAACGCCTTCCTAGAGCTATGAATTTTCTCCGCCAAAAAATAAAAGAAGACCGCTTTATAAAAAACGGTCTCTCCGTAATGGCCCTTGAAATGACTGCCGCCAAAGGTCGTTTCACTCGTACCTGGGTGGCCTCTAAAGGAGGGCTTTGGTTGTCTTTGACTTTATACGACGATTTGATCCCAGAAACAAAAGGATGGTTGCCAATTATCATAGGTTTTGCCTTGACAGAAACTGTTCAGGCTTATGGAATACCTGCCAGACAAAAATGGATAAATGATGTTTGGATTAACAAAAAGAAATTGGCCGGTGTGTTAATAGAAAAAAATGTTTGTGCTGGAGAAAGCTGGTATCTGGTCGGAGTAGGGCTAAATGTAAATAATTTTCTTCCTCCAGGGCTTCCGGCGATTTCTTTAAAAGAATTACTCGGCGAAGAACTTTCTCTTCTAGAGGTTGCCGCTAAATTTTTACTAAACTTACGCAAATATTGGGGTTTGTTAAAAGCCTACGAAATAAAGCTTATTCAAGAAGAGTCGCTTAAAAATCCGCTGCCAGAAATTTTTAAAAAATTTTCCGATACTATTGGGCGCTACGTGGCCTTTGGGGAGGATTTAACCGCCAAAGAAGAGGGCAGAGGATTGGTAGCTGGTATAAATCATCTAGGCCATCTTTTAATTGAACTTCCTTCTGGCAGCCAAATAGAGCTATTTTCCGGCGAAATTCAATATCTATGAGTCTTTGTAAAAAACTTGTTTAAGATACTGCTTCCGCGCATTTGCCCTTCGCAGTGACTAAATAGTAACTGGTTAACGGGATTAAGGTTTTTTGCTGGCCACTTGAAATTTTGCCGAAAAGAAGGCTATGAAAGAAGATTTTAAAGAAAGAGTAAAGGGCCATCGAGAGCGTTTGAGACGCAAGTTTCTTGAATATGGACTTGACGCCTTTACTGATGAAGAAGTCCTTGAACTTCTACTTATCTTCGGTACTCCAAGAAAAGATTGTAAACCAGCGGCGAGAAAAGCTCTGGCCCACTTTGGCGACCTTGCTTCTGTTCTTGAGGCTCCAAAAGAAGAACTATTAAAAATTCCAGGCATTGGCCCCAAAAATATGCTGGCCATAAAATTTGTTCACGCTGTGGCCAGAAGGTTTCTTGAAAGGCGTCTTAAAAAACGCCCTTACTTACATTCAGCCAAAGAGGTTTATGAATATCTGGCCCACAGTATGATAGATCTTAAAAAAGAAGTTTTTAAAGCTATTTACCTTGATGCCAGAAATCAAATTCTTGCCGTGGAAGACCTTTTTCACGGCACGGTAAACGAAAGTGTGGTTTATGCCCGCGAGATAATAGAGCGCGCCCTTCATCATCATGCCAGTGCTCTTGTTATCGCCCATAATCATCCTTCCGGAAACCCTAAACCTTCAGGAGCTGATATCCATCTTACTAAACGTCTTTATTTAGCTTCGGCCTTATTAAACTTAAGACTTCTTGATCATCTAATAGTTGCCAAAGAGGGATATTTCAGTTTTGCTGAAGAAGGACTACTTGAAACCATTGCTCAAGAGGTAGCTAAGACCCTATGAAAGTGATAATGGCTAAAAAAGCTGGGTTTTGTATGGGAGTGCGCCGCGCCGTACAACTGGCTATCAAAGCCTCTTACGAAGCCGAAAAACCAGTTTACACTTACGGCCCTCTTATTCACAACGAACAAGCCCTAAAGCTTCTTGAAATGCTAGAGGTAAGGCCTATTAAAAAAATTCCTGAAAAGGGCAGGGGGACTATCATTATCCGGGCCCACGGTGTTCCTCCCGAAGATAAAGAGTTCCTCAAAAAAGCCGGGTTTAAAGTCATTGACGGCACTTGCCCTAGAGTTTCACGGGTGCAGGCCCTGGCCAGACGCTTTAGCCGTGAAGGTTACTGGGTGGTAGTTATAGGAGACCCAGACCATGCGGAAGTTAAAGGTATTTTGGGCTATGCAGGCGAAAGAGGTCTCGTGGTTAGCAGTTTTAAAGACTTGGAGAATCTTCCTCCGCTTGATAAATACGTCATCCTTTCGCAAACCACACAAGACGAGGAGTTTTTCAAGTCAATAGTTGAAGAGTTGCTTTACCGTTATCCCGGCGGGAAAGTTTATAATACCATTTGTAACGCTACTCATAATCGTCAGCGAGAAGTGCGGCGTCTTTGTAAACTTTGTGATGCTATCGTAGTGGTGGGAGGAAAACATAGCGCTAACACCAAAAGGCTTGCCTTGATTGCCCAAGAAGAGGGGAAAGACGTCTTTTTAGTAGAAACCGCTGATGAATTGGACCGAGAGGCCATAAAAAAGTATCGGAAGGTAGGGGTTACTGCTGGAGCCTCAACTCCTAATTGGGTTATAAACCAGGTAATCCGTACTCTTGAAGAAATTCCTTCGCCTTATGAGTCGTCTTTTCTAAGACAGGGACGGAAGCTCTTGCGTTTTCTATGCGAAAGCAATTTAGCCCTTTGTGTTGGTGTTCTTTTTTTAAGTCTCGCCGGTCTTTTTATAAATGGTTATCCTTTTGATTTTCGCCTGGCTATTTTAGCTACAGCCTTTCTTTTTAGTGCTCATACAGTTAACCGTCTGGTGGACTTAAAGTCTCTCCATCTTAATGATCCAGCACGAGCCAAATTTTTAGAGAAAAATCGATTAGTTTTTATTGGTCTGACAATCTTTGGTTTTATTCTGTCTTTAGGACTCGCCTTGATTATTGATAAAACGGTTTTTTTGCTTCTGCTTTTAATGACCTTTTTAAGTTTACTTTACAGCTTACCTTTCCTAGGAAGGAAGGACTCTTTTTCTCCGGTTCAACGGCTGCCAGGAGTGAGAAGCCTTTTCATTGCCTTTGGCTGGTGGATAGTAATAATCTGGCCCATCATTTTAACTTATGGTTATAAGCCTTCTCTCATATGGTTTGGTTATCTAGTTTTTCTGGTAGCCTTTATGCGAGCAGTACTTTTAGAAGTTCTCGAATTTCAGGGAGATGGCTTTGTAGGCAAAGAGACTCTTCCTGTGTTCCTTGGAATTGAAAAAACTTTTCTATGTTTGAAAATAACTTCTATTCTTACGGGAATTTTCATTTTAGGCGGATTTTTGTGGGGTGACTATCCTAATCATTATTTAACTCTATTGGTGGTGCCGATTTACTCTTTCTGGGTGCTCAACCAATATAAAAAAGCCCTTCTTGGCCGCAATCTTGAACTGGAGGTCTTAGCTGAGGGTCTTCCGGTAGTTACCGGAGGCAGTATTCTAGCTGGGGAGGTTTTAGGCCGCTTTGGACGCTGACATTAAATTTATGAAAATGGCCTTGGAAGAGGCTAGTTTAGCTGCTGAGGATGAAGAAGTACCAGTGGGAGCGGTTTTGGTATCTGAAAAAGGAGAAATTCTGGCCAAAGCCCATAATAAGCCTATTTCTCTTTGTGATCCTACTGCCCATGCTGAGATATTAGTATTGCGTGAGGCTTCGAGGAAGATAGGCAATTATCGGCTTTTGGGAACTACCCTTTACGTAACCCTGGAACCTTGCCCAATGTGTGCAGGCGCTTTAGTATATGCCAGAGTAAAACGTTTAGTGTTTGGAGCTTTTGATCCTAAGGCCGGGGCTTGCGGATCAGTGTATAATATAGTTAATGATGCTAGACTAAATCACCGCCTGGAGGTTCTTGGCGGGGTATTAGCTGACGAGGCTTTAGCTCTTTTAAAAAGTTTCTTTAAGAAAAAACGGAGGGGTGCCCGAGTGGTCGAAGGGGGCGGCCTCGAAAGCCGCTGAGGGTCTTTTGGCCCTCCGGGGGTTCGAATCCCTCCCCCTCCGCCAGAATAGTGAATAGTTAGTGGCGAATGGCAGCGAGGAAACTTTAATTAATAGTTGCAGAAAGCCGAATATTTCGTTAGTTTATTAGCCTACTTGCGGAGGGGTGCCCGAGCGGCCGAAGGGGCACGACTGGAAATCGTGTGTGCGGGCTAAACCCCGCACCGTGGGTTCGAATCCCACCCCCTCCGCCATTTTTGACTTCAATCCCAACAAATATGGCTGCTGGGTCCTGCGCGACGGATCCCTGTGAACCCCGCCAGGCCCGGAAGGGAGCAACGGTAGCAGGGCTCTCCGGGTGCCGCAGGGGTGCCCAGCGGCCGCCAGTGGAAGCGCCAGGGGCCTGGTGGCCCCCCCGGGCTTCAAACCCGGTGCACCGTCGGAGACGGCGGTGGGTGGGTTCGATTCCCATGCGCTTCCGCCATTTCTGGTTGATTTTAAATAACTGACTCCTTTCACTTAAAACTTCTCGTCCCTCACTTAACTTCCTTTTTAATTGCCCAATTTATAGTTATTAATCCGAGTGTTTTTTACACGACAAATTATCGCCGCTGACATAATCGCTAAAGCAAAGTAACCTTCGCTGTCACTGCGAGGCCTTGTTAGAGGTCGAAGCAGTCTCAGGGATTGCTTCGCTTCGCTTGCAATGACTAAATTGTCGCCTATTTAGTGACTTCATTAATAACAGCCTACATAATTTTTAGTTTACAAAAGTCATTTAATGCCTAATTTGAAAGTAAAGAAGCGAGGAGGGAGAATATGCGAGAGGCCTTACTTTACGAAAAGCTTCCTGATAAAAGCGTAAAGTGTCATCTTTGCAACCACTACTGCCATATTCAGCCTGGTAAGTTTGGTATATGTCACGTACGCTTTAATGAAAATGGTGTGCTTTACACCTTGGTTTACGGAAAGATTATCGCCAAGCACGTTGACCCTATTGAAAAGAAGCCTCTTTTTCACTTTCTGCCAGGCTCAAGGAGTTTTTCCATTGGCACGGTGGGGTGCAACTTTCAGTGTGACTTCTGCCAAAACTATGAAATATCCCAATATCCACGTATAGAAGGTAAAGTAATAGGAGAGCAAGCCACTCCTCAAGAAGTGCTAGAGGCGGCCTTGGCTACGGCCTGCCAGACCATCTCTTATACGTACAACGAACCTACTGTATTTTTTGAGTTCGCCCTTGACTGTGCTAAGTTAGCCAGCCAGAAAGGCTTAAAAAATGTCTTTGTCTCAAATGGCTACATGACCAAAGAAGCCCTTGATTTGATTTATCCAGATTTACACGCGGCTAATGTTGACCTTAAGGCCTTTCGCGATGAGTTCTATCGCAAGCACTGTAAAGCCCGCCTGGCTCCGGTTCTTGAAACTTTAAAACATCTCAAAAAACAGGGTGTTTGGCTTGAGGTTACCACTCTTATTATTCCTGGAGAAAATGACGATCCGGCTGAACTAAAAGACATTGCTTGCTTTATAAGAGATGAACTAGGGCCGGAAACACCCTGGCATGTAACCCGCTTCTATCCTACTTACCAACTACTAACGCGGCCTCCTACACCGGTTGAGACCCTTAAAATGGCTTATGAGATTGGCAAAAAGGAAGGATTAAAGTATGTATATACGGGAAATGTGCCAGGCCTTGAAGCTGAAAATACCTATTGCTGGAAGTGTGATAGTCTTCTTATTGAGAGATATGGCTTTATGATCCATAGCTTCAAAATAACGCCTGAGGGAACTTGTCCTTCTTGCGGAGCAAAAATAGACGGCATATGGGAATAGACGAGATAATTCTTTTAGAGCACGGAAGCGGTGGTAAGGCCTCACAAAGGCTCCTTGAAAAAGTATTTTTGCCCTACTTTAGAGAGGTCCCTTTGCTTGACGCCGCAACACTTTCACTTGGCAAACAAAACTTAGCTTTCACTACTGATAGCTTTGTAGTTGATCCGATTTTTTTCCCCGGGGGAGATATCGGTTCTCTTGCCGTGCACGGTACGGTAAATGACCTTTCTATGGTAGGGGCAAAGCCCGTTTATCTTTCAGCGGCTTTTATTCTTGAAGAAGGTCTTCCCATGGAGGATTTGAAACGCGTAGTGGAGTCCATGGCTTTGGCGGCGGAAAAGGCTGGAGTAAAAATCGTTTGTGGTGACACTAAGGTAGTGCCTCGCGGCAAGGGAGACAAAGTCTTCATAAACACCTGTGGCCTGGGGCTAATTCCCGAGGGACTAACTCTTTCTCCCCAAAACATAACTCCAGGAGATAAAGTTCTTGTTTCAGGACCTATTGCTGACCACGGCCTTACTATTTTGGCTTCGCGGGAAAATTTAGGACTTGAAGGCTTAAAAAGCGATTCACAGGCCTTAAATCACGTGGTGGAAGCGCTAATTTCCCGCTTTTCAACCCAAATAAAAGCAATGCGAGATCCCACTCGCGGAGGCTTGGCTTCGGTGCTTCACGAATTTTCAGAAGCGGCTAAAGTAGGTATTTTTCTTGAAGAGGAGTCCATTCCCATTAGACCCCAGGTAAAAGCTGGCTGCGAAATCCTCGGTCTTGACCCGCTTTATCTGGCTTGTGAAGGACGTTTTGTAGTGGTCTGCCCGGGTGACATAGTAAGTGATGTGCGTGATTTTCTTAAGCAATTTCCCGAAAGCGAAGAGGCGGAAATTATTGGGGAAGTTGTTGCAGAGCCAAAAGGCGTATTTTTAAAAACTGTCTTTGGCGGAACACGCCCGGTGCCGCC from Thermodesulfatator indicus DSM 15286 harbors:
- the hypE gene encoding hydrogenase expression/formation protein HypE, which codes for MGIDEIILLEHGSGGKASQRLLEKVFLPYFREVPLLDAATLSLGKQNLAFTTDSFVVDPIFFPGGDIGSLAVHGTVNDLSMVGAKPVYLSAAFILEEGLPMEDLKRVVESMALAAEKAGVKIVCGDTKVVPRGKGDKVFINTCGLGLIPEGLTLSPQNITPGDKVLVSGPIADHGLTILASRENLGLEGLKSDSQALNHVVEALISRFSTQIKAMRDPTRGGLASVLHEFSEAAKVGIFLEEESIPIRPQVKAGCEILGLDPLYLACEGRFVVVCPGDIVSDVRDFLKQFPESEEAEIIGEVVAEPKGVFLKTVFGGTRPVPPLSGEPLPRIC